The Ziziphus jujuba cultivar Dongzao chromosome 7, ASM3175591v1 genome includes a region encoding these proteins:
- the LOC107425025 gene encoding GTP-binding protein At3g49725, chloroplastic, translating into MMRAISLSRGPLRHLFQTLTSLCSNPNHFPSPSSLSTSSSTSAWIWVRSAPYSQSSKQDSEERYEAVSIFNRDPTSPPRLFVVQPRLRPDTFLQAKLNEALCLANSLEEQRDGYFDIDFFDKEIPPHIVVQNPAIRGHKTRADTYFGPGTVENVKCQLNALESKGEVDAVFVNAILSGIQQRNLERAWGKPVLDRVGLIIEIFNAHACTKEAKLQAELAALMYKKSRLVRMRGPDGRYAFGVAGEAEVVSARGRGSGGRGFISGAGETELQLQRRRILERRNYLLVQIEEVRRTRALQRAARKRHGGSHGQGLATVAVVGYTNAGKSTLVSALSDSDLYSDSRLFATVDPRLRSVVLPSGRKVLLSDTVGFISDLPVQLVEAFHATLEEVVEADLLVHVLDCTAPNLDEHRSTVLHVLQQIGVSEKKLQNMIEVWNKIDYEAEEDMGVDGYLDNGSDGETSNFSGEEDDMTTKLSPRTEKNEANSFSGADDNGACVNDCADECVSELSLGNLEAMEDQQGDVSDGWLASEDELDPWGDEIGSSMARRNMDEQQNECSQDKDWRMENVLQSEQGSGPHVKTSAIMGVGLQELLELIDERLRDQDEKLKSANVVERNIFDRKWRPPRGEEAQIAS; encoded by the exons ATGATGAGGGCTATCTCCCTCTCACGTGGTCCTCTCCGGCATCTCTTTCAAACCCTAActtctctttgttccaaccCAAATCATTtcccatcaccatcatcattatcaacttcttcttctactAGTGCTTGGATTTGGGTTCGCTCTGCTCCATACTCGCAGTCATCGAAGCAAGATAGCGAAGAACGATACGAGGCAGTTTCGATTTTCAACAGGGACCCCACAAGCCCGCCGAGACTCTTCGTTGTTCAGCCTCGGCTTCGGCCCGATACCTTCTTGCAGGCCAAGCTTAACGAAGCTCTTTGCCTCGCGAATTCACTCGAAGAACAGCGAGATGGGTATTTTGATATCGATTTTTTCGACAAGGAGATACCCCCTCACATTGTCGTTCAAAACCCAGCTATCAGAGGCCACAAGACTCGTGCAG ACACATATTTTGGCCCGGGGACAGTGGAAAATGTTAAATGCCAGTTAAATGCTCTGGAGTCAAAG GGTGAAGTGGATGCTGTTTTTGTGAATGCGATTCTATCTGGAATTCAACAAAGAAATTTGGAG AGGGCTTGGGGCAAACCTGTTTTGGACCGTGTGGGCCTTATAATTGAGATATTCAATGCTCATGCCTGCACAAAAGAGGCTAAGTTACAG GCTGAATTGGCAGCTTTAATGTATAAGAAGAGCAGACTTGTGCGTATGCGTGGCCCTGATGGACGCTATGCTTTTGGAGTAGCTGGAGAAGCTGAAGTTGTCAGTGCTCGAGG GAGAGGAAGCGGGGGACGTGGCTTTATAAGTGGTGCTGGAGAAACTGAGCTTCAACTTCAACGACGGAG GATTTTGGAACGGCGGAATTATCTACTAGTACAAATTGAAGAGGTTCGTCGTACTCGAGCTTTGCAACGGGCTGCTCGCAAGAGGCATGGAGGTTCACATGGTCAAGGATTAGCCACTGTTGCTGTTGTTGGATATACAAATGCT GGAAAGTCAACATTGGTTAGTGCACTCTCAGACAGTGATCTTTATAGTGATTCTCG ATTGTTTGCAACAGTTGATCCTAGATTAAGAAGTGTTGTTCTTCCATCAGG AAGGAAGGTTCTTCTAAGTGATACAGTAGGATTTATATCAGATTTGCCGGTGCAG TTAGTGGAAGCATTTCATGCAACATTAGAAGAAGTGGTAGAAGCTGATTTGCTTGTG CATGTGTTGGACTGCACTGCCCCCAATCTTGATGAACACCGATCAACTGTATTGCATGTTCTCCAGCAAATTGGGGTATCAGAAAAGAAACTTCAGAATATGATTGAAGTTTGGAATAAG ATTGATTATGAAGCAGAGGAGGACATGGGAGTAGATGGATATCTTGATAATGGTTCAGATGGTGAGACTAGCAATTTCTCTGGAGAAGAAGATGATATGACAACCAAGCTATCACCAAGAACAGAAAAGAATGAGGCCAACAGTTTCTCTGGCGCAGATGACAATGGAGCCTGTGTTAATGATTGTGCTGATGAATGTGTCTCTGAACTGTCACTTGGGAATCTCGAAGCTATGGAAGACCAACAAGGAGACGTTTCTGATGGCTGGTTGGCATCAGAAGATGAGCTAGACCCCTGGGGTGATGAAATTGGTTCTTCGATGGCAAGGAGGAACATGGATGAGCAACAAAATGAGTGTTCTCAGGACAAGGACTGGAGAATGGAAAATGTCTTGCAGTCCGAGCAGGGGTCTGGTCCGCATGTCAAAACATCCGCTATAATGGGAGTTGGCCTGCAAGAGTTGCTAGAACTCATCGATGAGAGGTTGAGGGACCAAGATGAGAAGCTGAAGTCTGCTAATGTAGTAGAAAGGAACATTTTTGATCGGAAATGGAGGCCACCTCGTGGAGAGGAAGCTCAAATAGCCAGCTGA
- the LOC107425026 gene encoding probable pectin methylesterase CGR2 — MSRRQIGSSRRPGSFPFAGAFHSKSRSSPLLSIGLVVVGALLLIGYAYRGSGIFSGNKEAVNRVEGDYSCTFEVQRAIPVLKKAYGDSMHKVLHVGPDTCSVVSKLLKEKETEAWGVEPYDIEDADGTCKSLVHKGIVRVDDIKFPLPYRSKSFSLVLVSDALDYLSPKYLNRTLPELARVSTDGLVIFAGYPGKQRAKVAELSKFGRPAKMRSSSWWIRFFVQMSLEENETIIKKFEQAASKMSYTPACQVFHLKSYH, encoded by the exons ATGTCTAGAAGGCAAATAGGATCGTCACGGCGTCCTGGAAGCTTTCCTTTTGCTGGAGCATTTCATTCGAAATCAAGATCATCCCCCTTGTTATCGATCGGGCTTGTTGTTGTG GGGGCACTCCTTCTTATCGGCTATGCTTACAGAGGCTCAG GTATTTTCAGTGGTAACAAGGAAGCAGTAAATAGAGTTGAAG GTGACTATTCATGTACATTTGAGGTCCAGAGAGCAATACCTGTTTTGAAGAAAGCATACGGTGACAGTATGCACAAGGTTCTGCATGTTGGTCCTGATACTTGTTCAGTGGTCTCCAAAttgttaaaagaaaaggaaactgaAGCATGGGGTGTGGAACCATATGACATAGAGGATGCTGATGGGACCTGCAAAAGTCTTGTACACAAAGGCATTGTACGTGTCGATGATATTAAATTCCCTCTACCCTACAGATCAAAGTCATTTTCTCTTGTTCTTGTGTCAGATGCTTTGGATTACCTTTCTCCAAAATATTTGAACAGAACTCTTCCAGAATTGGCAAGGGTGTCGACAGATGGTCTTGTTATCTTTGCAG GTTATCCTGGGAAACAGAGAGCTAAAGTTGCTGAGTTGTCCAAATTTGGACGTCCT GCCAAAATGCGGAGCTCATCTTGGTGGATTCGCTTTTTTGTCCAAATGAGCTTAGAAGAAAATGAAACTATCATAAAAAAGTTTGAGCAGGCTGCATCCAAGATGTCATACACGCCAGCCTGCCAAGTCTTCCACCTCAAGTCGTACCATTAG
- the LOC107425000 gene encoding 1-aminocyclopropane-1-carboxylate synthase, which translates to MKLLSRKATCNSHGQDSSYFSGWEEYEKNPFHEIRNPKGIIQMGLAENQLSFDFLESWLSKNPDAAGFKRDGESIFRELALFQDYHGLPAFKKAFVEYMAEIRGNKVSFNPSHLVLTAGATSANETLMFCLAEPGEAFLLPTPYYPGFDRDLKWRTGVEIVPIQCTSSDGFQITEAALVAAYQDAQNRNLRVKGVLVTNPSNPLGTTMTRNELNLLISFIESKGIHLISDEIYAGTVFSSPSDFVSVMEILKARNCENVWKRVHLVSSLSKDLGLPGFRVGAIYSNDDIVVAAATKMSSFGLVSSQTQYLLSAMLSDKKFTNKYISENQKRLRQRHKMLVSGLEKAEIKCLKSNAGLFCWVDMRHLLRSNTFESEMELWKRIVYDVKLNISPGSSCHCTEPGWFRVCFANMSEETLELAMQRLRAFVTEYSTVLGQSRSNGHSQSRKNSRRRSLTKWVFRLSFDDCNRQPDER; encoded by the exons ATGAAGTTGTTGTCTAGAAAAGCTACATGCAATTCTCACGGCCAAGATTCTTCGTACTTCTCCGGATGGGAGGAGTATGAGAAAAATCCCTTCCATGAGATTCGGAATCCAAAAGGGATTATCCAAATGGGTCTTGCAGAGAATCAG CTTTCTTTCGATTTTCTCGAGTCCTGGCTCTCTAAAAATCCTGACGCGGCTGGGTTTAAGAGAGATGGAGAGTCCATTTTCAGAGAACTCGCTTTATTCCAAGACTATCACGGTCTTCCAGCATTCAAGAAAGCATTTGTAGAATACATGGCGGAGATCAGAGGAAACAAAGTCAGCTTCAATCCCAGCCATTTAGTCCTCACCGCCGGTGCAACTTCTGCTAACGAGACTCTCATGTTCTGTCTCGCCGAACCCGGCGAAGCCTTTCTTCTTCCAACTCCATACTATCCTGG ATTCGACAGAGATCTTAAATGGCGAACCGGGGTTGAAATTGTACCGATACAGTGTACTAGCTCGGATGGCTTCCAAATTACTGAAGCTGCTCTAGTAGCAGCCTACCAAGATGCCCAAAATCGTAATTTAAGGGTTAAAGGCGTCTTGGTGACTAACCCATCTAATCCATTGGGTACGACAATGACTCGAAATGAATTGAATCTTCTCATAAGCTTTATTGAATCCAAAGGAATCCATCTCATAAGCGACGAGATTTATGCAGGGACAGTTTTTAGCTCCCCTTCCGACTTCGTAAGCGTCATGGAAATTCTCAAAGCTAGAAACTGTGAGAATGTTTGGAAACGAGTTCATCTTGTCAGTAGTCTTTCCAAGGATCTTGGTCTTCCCGGTTTCCGAGTCGGCGCTATTTACTCCAACGATGACATTGTTGTAGCCGCTGCCACCAAAATGTCGAGCTTCGGGTTGGTTTCTTCACAAACTCAATATCTTCTCTCCGCCATGCTCTCCGATAAGAAGTTTACGAACAAGTACATTTCCGAGAACCAAAAAAGGCTTCGACAACGGCATAAAATGCTCGTCTCCGGTCTCGAAAAGGCAGAGATTAAGTGCCTCAAGAGCAACGCCGGTTTGTTCTGTTGGGTGGACATGAGGCACTTATTGAGGTCCAACACATTCGAATCCGAAATGGAGCTGTGGAAAAGGATCGTTTACGATGTCAAGCTTAATATCTCTCCCGGATCGTCTTGTCATTGCACAGAACCGGGATGGTTTCGAGTATGCTTTGCTAACATGTCCGAGGAAACTCTTGAACTAGCAATGCAAAGATTGAGAGCTTTCGTTACAGAGTATTCAACAGTCCTCGGCCAAAGCCGAAGCAATGGTCACAGCCAATCTCGCAAGAACTCAAGAAGAAGATCACTCACCAAGTGGGTTTTCCGGCTATCGTTCGACGATTGCAACCGCCAACCCGATGAACGATAG